The Calothrix sp. PCC 7507 DNA segment TGCTGGATATAAGACACATGCATCATAAATAGCTGTGAAATTAGACACTATAATTACTCTACCGGATGACGATTCTTATTCGTACCCCATATCTAGTTCTTGAGCTTGAGCAGTAAGCTCATCAAGAGCTTGCATTCGGAAAGTATCAATTTGATTTTTGTAATTGAGTAGATCCTGATAACGCACCCGTCGTCGTGTTCCCACTTTACGGTATGGCATCTCTCCAGATTCCAATAACCCTACCAAATAAGGACGAGAAACATTTAAAATATCAGCTGCTTCTTGTGTCGTGAGTTCTGCATGTACGGGTATAAGAGTAACAGCATTACCTTTAGCCATTTGTGTCAAGATGTCAACAAGCAGATGAAAAGCTGCTGCTGGTATAGTAACCGTTTCACTTGTAGCGTTATCTAGCACAACTTTAATAGTACGGCATGGATCATCATCCTGTACATAGGATGCCAAAGTTTGACTACTTTTTTTAGCTAGCGTAGCATCCTCTTCTGTAGGTACAGCAATCCTACTAGCTTGGTATGTATTGACTGTCATAGATATCAGCCTCTCTCTGTCTAATATCGAAATTGCACTCCACTTATCCATACGAAAATATGGATTGCAATTATCATTAACCTCATAATAGCTCTTATTCAAAATGAACGCAATGTACGAAATGAGCGAAACCAACTTTTACAGTACACGGTAACTGAGTCAACTGAGCCAAATAATTCGATCTCCAACAATGATGCATCCAGAGGCGCAAACCCTATTTTGTGCCAAACAAGCGATCGCCTGCATCTCCCAATCCCGGAATAATATAGCCATGTTCATCTAGATGGTCGTCAATAGCGGCTGTATATACAGGCACATCAGGATGTACAGAGCAGAAATGGTTGAGACCCTCCGGTGCTGCTAGTAAGCAGACAAATTTAATTGACAAGGGATTAGTCGATTTCAGTCGTTCTACTGCGGCAACAGCAGAATTACCAGTTGCTAACATCGGATCGACGACAATCATATCTCGCTTGTCCACGTCATCGGGAACCTTAAAATAATACTCAACCGCAATTAAGGTTTTTGGATCACGGTATAAACCAATATGCCCCACCCGTGCTGATGGCATCAATTCCAACATCCCATCTAAGATTCCTTGTCCTGCGCGCATCACTGAAACTAACACCAGCTTTTTATCAGGAGCCAGCAAAGGGGCATTCATTGCGGCTAGAGGCGTTTTAATCGGCTCATATTTTAGCGGTAAATCCCGCGTGACTTCATAAGCCAACAA contains these protein-coding regions:
- a CDS encoding helix-turn-helix domain-containing protein produces the protein MTVNTYQASRIAVPTEEDATLAKKSSQTLASYVQDDDPCRTIKVVLDNATSETVTIPAAAFHLLVDILTQMAKGNAVTLIPVHAELTTQEAADILNVSRPYLVGLLESGEMPYRKVGTRRRVRYQDLLNYKNQIDTFRMQALDELTAQAQELDMGYE
- the upp gene encoding uracil phosphoribosyltransferase, which gives rise to MQNQVTLIEHPLIQHKLTLMRKAETSTTKFRNLVKEISLLLAYEVTRDLPLKYEPIKTPLAAMNAPLLAPDKKLVLVSVMRAGQGILDGMLELMPSARVGHIGLYRDPKTLIAVEYYFKVPDDVDKRDMIVVDPMLATGNSAVAAVERLKSTNPLSIKFVCLLAAPEGLNHFCSVHPDVPVYTAAIDDHLDEHGYIIPGLGDAGDRLFGTK